One segment of Streptomyces roseifaciens DNA contains the following:
- a CDS encoding ABC transporter ATP-binding protein, translating into MTTTAVTYTGDGRRTGAPVVSFENVSKSYGAVRAVADLDLQLYPGETVALLGPNGAGKSSTLDLLLGLRNPDAGRVELFGTSPQQAVAQGKVGAMLQSGGLMEDVTVREIVKLGCDLHPRRHPVDQVLAAADLTEIADRQVNKLSGGQEQRVRFALATAGANELIVLDEPTTGMDVSARQAFWGVMRQQAQAGRAILFATHYLEEADAIADRVIVLHRGRVLADGSAAEIKAKAGARRIVFDLDGHIGEAALRELPFLSSLEISGRTVRIQSHDADATVHAVYGLGLYPRNLEVAGLGLEQAFIAITDAATAEEAALC; encoded by the coding sequence ATGACCACCACAGCAGTCACGTACACGGGGGACGGGCGCCGCACCGGCGCTCCCGTGGTCAGTTTCGAGAACGTCAGCAAAAGCTACGGCGCGGTGCGTGCCGTAGCCGATCTGGACCTGCAGCTGTACCCGGGCGAGACCGTCGCCCTGCTCGGCCCCAACGGCGCCGGCAAGTCCTCCACCCTCGACCTCCTCCTCGGCCTGAGGAACCCCGACGCGGGCCGGGTCGAGCTCTTCGGCACCAGCCCGCAGCAGGCCGTCGCCCAGGGCAAGGTCGGCGCGATGCTGCAGTCCGGCGGCCTGATGGAGGACGTGACCGTCCGCGAGATCGTGAAGCTCGGCTGTGATCTGCACCCCCGTCGCCACCCCGTCGACCAGGTGCTCGCCGCCGCCGATCTCACCGAGATAGCCGACCGCCAGGTCAACAAGCTCTCCGGCGGCCAGGAGCAGCGGGTGCGGTTCGCGCTCGCGACGGCCGGCGCCAACGAGCTCATCGTGCTGGACGAGCCCACGACCGGCATGGACGTCTCCGCCCGCCAGGCGTTCTGGGGCGTCATGCGCCAGCAGGCCCAGGCCGGGCGCGCCATCCTCTTCGCCACGCACTACCTCGAAGAGGCCGACGCCATCGCCGACCGCGTGATCGTGCTGCACCGCGGGCGGGTCCTCGCGGACGGCTCGGCCGCCGAGATCAAGGCGAAGGCCGGGGCCCGCCGCATCGTCTTCGACCTGGACGGGCACATCGGCGAAGCCGCCCTGCGCGAGCTGCCGTTCCTGTCCTCCCTGGAGATATCCGGCCGCACGGTGCGCATCCAGTCGCACGACGCGGACGCCACGGTCCACGCCGTCTACGGGCTCGGCCTCTACCCGCGCAACCTGGAGGTCGCGGGGCTCGGCCTGGAGCAGGCCTTCATCGCCATCACCGACGCTGCCACAGCCGAGGAGGCGGCCCTGTGCTGA
- a CDS encoding ABC transporter permease translates to MNTLIKLEIARTLRNKKFMFFSVIYPAALYLMIAGGASTTEIVGGTGLTLPLLMMVSMASFGAITAVLVGNSERIAKEREKGWVRQLRLTALPGRGYVTAKVASAAVVSLPSILVVFLVAVLVKDVRMGAAWQWFALVGAIWAGSIVFAALGVAVGYLATGDAVRPITMIIYFALSMLGGLWMPTTTFPTWLQKVAEWTPTYAYAGLGRSIEQANAPEAKHVALLAVYLVLFAGMAAWLYRKDTRKS, encoded by the coding sequence ATGAACACCCTGATCAAGCTCGAGATCGCGCGCACCCTGCGCAACAAGAAGTTCATGTTCTTCTCGGTGATCTACCCCGCCGCCCTCTATCTGATGATCGCGGGCGGCGCGAGCACCACCGAGATCGTCGGGGGCACCGGGCTGACCCTGCCGCTGCTGATGATGGTCTCCATGGCCTCCTTCGGCGCGATCACCGCCGTCCTCGTGGGCAACAGCGAGCGGATCGCCAAGGAGCGCGAGAAGGGCTGGGTGCGCCAGCTGCGCCTGACCGCCCTGCCCGGCCGCGGCTACGTGACGGCGAAGGTCGCCTCCGCCGCCGTGGTCTCGCTCCCCTCGATCCTGGTGGTCTTCCTGGTCGCCGTGCTCGTCAAGGACGTCCGGATGGGCGCCGCCTGGCAGTGGTTCGCGCTCGTCGGCGCGATCTGGGCGGGCAGCATCGTCTTCGCCGCGCTCGGCGTGGCCGTCGGCTACCTCGCCACGGGCGACGCCGTCCGCCCCATTACGATGATCATCTACTTCGCGCTGTCGATGCTCGGCGGCCTGTGGATGCCGACCACCACCTTCCCCACGTGGCTGCAGAAGGTCGCGGAGTGGACGCCCACCTACGCGTACGCAGGTCTCGGCCGGTCGATCGAGCAGGCGAACGCCCCCGAGGCCAAGCACGTGGCGCTCCTCGCGGTCTACCTCGTGCTGTTCGCCGGCATGGCAGCCTGGCTGTACCGCAAGGACACCCGCAAGTCCTGA
- a CDS encoding histidine kinase has protein sequence MEVHDDPSYTIGIGMEPDNRRQVIIKLIWIAIWFAYMAAPVEDVLGDHHTLTGDVFGGCGLAVFVAGYLALVFRHTSRPLERARVLGALAALLTVAVVLSLTLGGAWLVLFVYVCVASGAVLPTKLSRIMIPLVTGVLAGLGAMTPGAPEYLAALVVPALLGGFAMVGVRQMAMTTRALREARATVAHLAANEERLRLARDLHDLLGHSLSLITLKSELAGRMLPDRPEQAARQVADIERVSRQALVDVREAVSGFRRPTLEAELAGARTALAAAGIAADLARAATDHPDLPPDEEGALAWALREAVTNVVRHSAAQRCEITLTEEGDELCLTVGDNGRGPQGGPPGNGLTGLSERLHLADGRLETGPGPRGGFRLRAFVPLSRSLAPERPTLSS, from the coding sequence ATGGAGGTCCATGACGACCCGTCGTACACCATCGGCATCGGCATGGAGCCCGACAACCGCCGCCAGGTGATCATCAAGCTCATCTGGATCGCCATCTGGTTCGCCTACATGGCGGCCCCCGTCGAGGACGTCCTCGGCGACCACCACACCCTGACCGGCGACGTCTTCGGCGGCTGCGGCCTCGCGGTCTTCGTCGCCGGCTACCTCGCCCTGGTCTTCCGTCACACGTCCCGTCCCCTGGAGCGCGCCCGCGTGCTCGGCGCGCTCGCCGCGCTGCTGACCGTCGCGGTCGTGCTGTCCCTCACACTCGGGGGCGCCTGGCTCGTCCTCTTCGTCTACGTCTGCGTCGCCTCCGGCGCGGTCCTGCCGACGAAGCTGTCCCGCATCATGATTCCGCTGGTCACGGGGGTACTGGCGGGACTCGGTGCGATGACGCCGGGCGCCCCCGAATACCTGGCCGCCCTCGTCGTCCCGGCGCTGCTCGGCGGCTTCGCGATGGTGGGGGTGCGTCAGATGGCGATGACGACCCGCGCGCTGCGCGAGGCGCGCGCCACGGTCGCCCACCTCGCCGCCAACGAGGAGCGGCTGCGCCTCGCCCGCGACCTGCACGACCTCCTCGGGCACTCCCTGTCCCTCATCACGCTCAAGAGCGAGCTGGCCGGGCGGATGCTCCCGGACCGGCCCGAGCAGGCGGCCCGGCAGGTCGCCGACATCGAACGGGTCAGCCGCCAGGCCCTGGTGGACGTCCGGGAGGCGGTGAGCGGCTTCCGCCGCCCCACGCTGGAGGCCGAGCTGGCCGGTGCCCGGACGGCCCTGGCCGCGGCCGGCATCGCCGCCGACCTCGCCCGCGCCGCCACCGACCATCCCGACCTGCCGCCCGACGAGGAGGGCGCGCTGGCCTGGGCGCTGCGGGAGGCGGTGACCAACGTGGTGCGGCACAGCGCCGCACAGCGCTGCGAGATCACGCTGACCGAGGAGGGCGACGAGCTCTGCCTGACCGTCGGCGACAACGGCCGCGGCCCCCAGGGCGGCCCTCCGGGCAACGGCCTGACGGGCCTGTCCGAGCGGCTCCACCTCGCCGACGGCCGCCTGGAGACCGGCCCGGGCCCGCGAGGCGGCTTCCGCCTGCGCGCATTCGTCCCTCTCTCGCGCAGCCTCGCCCCGGAGCGGCCTACGCTGTCGTCGTGA
- a CDS encoding response regulator transcription factor produces the protein MIRVLLAEDQSMVREALAALLGLEDDIEVVAQVARGDEVLDAARAHDLDVVLLDIEMPGMTGLDAAALVRRELPALKVVILTTFGRPGYMRRAMESGAEAFLVKDAPAAQLADALRRVLRGERVIDPTLAAAALAEGANPLTDRERAVLRASADGSTNAELARALHLSNGTVRNYLSTAIQKTGARNRAEAVRIARDKGWL, from the coding sequence ATCATCAGAGTCCTCCTCGCGGAGGACCAGTCCATGGTCAGGGAGGCGCTGGCGGCGCTGCTCGGGCTCGAGGACGACATCGAGGTCGTCGCCCAGGTCGCCCGGGGCGACGAAGTCCTCGACGCCGCCCGCGCCCACGACCTGGACGTGGTCCTGCTCGACATCGAGATGCCCGGGATGACGGGGCTCGACGCGGCCGCCCTGGTCCGCCGCGAGCTGCCGGCCCTCAAGGTCGTGATCCTCACGACGTTCGGGCGCCCGGGCTACATGCGCCGGGCCATGGAGTCCGGCGCGGAGGCCTTCCTCGTCAAGGACGCGCCCGCGGCCCAGCTCGCGGACGCCCTGCGCAGGGTGCTGCGCGGCGAGCGCGTCATCGACCCCACCCTCGCGGCGGCGGCCCTCGCGGAGGGCGCCAATCCGCTGACCGACCGCGAGCGGGCGGTGCTGCGGGCCTCCGCCGACGGGTCGACCAACGCGGAGCTGGCCAGAGCGTTGCACCTGTCGAACGGGACCGTCCGCAACTACCTCTCGACGGCCATCCAGAAGACGGGCGCCCGCAACCGCGCCGAGGCGGTGCGGATCGCGCGGGACAAGGGCTGGCTGTGA
- a CDS encoding transglutaminase-like domain-containing protein, translating into MNDTTGRQRFAEAAREERPDLALLCLLIAAEADPEPGEEAIDAAQIELDRLAGLLPALGRQAAPRRWAEALAELLGERCGFHGSPADYRRLESSLLTEVLRRRRGLPILLSVVWMEVARRAGAPVYGVALPGHFVVGFGDPLGGHALADPFDGGRILSEEEAGLLVAGATGTPLAPSVFSPAEPVEIVLRVLNNIRAWAAARPERSDVQLWAVELSLLLPSHPARLRYERAELLVERGDFVAGAHEMEEYAEVIDALEPTVAETVRRQARAARAMLN; encoded by the coding sequence ATGAACGACACCACCGGACGGCAGCGGTTCGCGGAGGCGGCGCGCGAGGAGCGGCCCGACCTCGCGCTGCTGTGCCTGCTGATCGCCGCGGAGGCCGACCCGGAGCCGGGCGAGGAGGCGATCGACGCCGCGCAGATAGAGCTGGACCGGCTCGCCGGGCTGCTCCCCGCGCTGGGCCGGCAGGCCGCCCCCCGCCGGTGGGCGGAGGCGCTCGCGGAGCTCCTGGGCGAGCGGTGCGGCTTCCACGGCTCCCCGGCCGACTACCGGCGCCTGGAGTCCTCGCTGCTGACCGAGGTGCTCCGGCGGCGGCGCGGGCTGCCGATCCTGCTGTCCGTCGTGTGGATGGAGGTCGCGCGGCGGGCCGGGGCGCCGGTGTACGGGGTGGCGCTGCCGGGTCACTTCGTCGTCGGCTTCGGCGACCCCCTCGGCGGGCACGCCCTGGCCGACCCCTTCGACGGCGGCCGGATCCTGTCCGAGGAGGAGGCGGGGCTGCTGGTCGCGGGCGCGACGGGCACCCCGCTCGCCCCCTCGGTGTTCTCCCCCGCGGAGCCGGTGGAGATCGTGCTGCGGGTGCTGAACAACATCCGTGCCTGGGCCGCGGCCCGCCCCGAGCGCAGCGACGTCCAGCTGTGGGCCGTCGAGCTGTCCCTGCTGCTGCCCAGCCACCCGGCCAGGCTCCGCTACGAGCGCGCCGAGCTGCTCGTGGAGCGCGGCGACTTCGTGGCGGGCGCGCACGAGATGGAGGAGTACGCGGAGGTCATCGACGCGCTGGAGCCGACGGTCGCGGAGACGGTGCGCCGGCAGGCCCGGGCGGCCCGGGCGATGCTCAACTGA
- a CDS encoding GNAT family N-acetyltransferase, translated as MEFTTGGRLEIRISTADVGKRVSVRRLNPSAGSSEGSSERFTDTVGTLTSWEGGVLRITRRTGEIVTFDEASLVAGKVVPGPPPRRRGPAATVRELQEIATRGWPARETARLGAWTLRAAGGFTARANSVLPLGPCGLPLPEAVDRVTAWYAERSLPALVQITTGDPEQDALLDAELARRGWTEERHALMRTAALAPIADTGAATEHVQLSRTPDEAWLRAYGRTDGGTEDALAVLGGGPSVWFATVPGAPDEGPVAVGRCVVDGRWAGFSAVAVSPEHRRRGLATQVMARLAEQALSEGASAAYLQVETDNGAATALYDEMGFTTHHAYHYRCAERP; from the coding sequence GTGGAATTCACCACGGGCGGACGGCTGGAAATCAGGATCAGTACCGCTGATGTGGGAAAAAGGGTATCCGTACGCCGTCTGAACCCTTCCGCAGGGTCTTCGGAAGGATCTTCCGAGCGGTTCACGGACACCGTCGGCACCCTCACCTCCTGGGAGGGCGGCGTGCTGCGGATCACACGGCGGACCGGAGAGATTGTCACTTTCGACGAGGCCTCGCTCGTGGCCGGCAAGGTCGTCCCCGGCCCGCCGCCCCGCCGCCGCGGCCCCGCGGCGACCGTGCGCGAGCTCCAGGAGATCGCGACCCGGGGCTGGCCGGCGCGGGAGACCGCACGGCTCGGCGCCTGGACCCTGCGCGCGGCGGGCGGCTTCACCGCCCGCGCCAACTCGGTCCTGCCCCTCGGCCCTTGCGGGCTGCCGCTGCCGGAGGCCGTGGACCGGGTGACCGCCTGGTACGCCGAGCGCTCCCTGCCCGCGCTGGTCCAGATCACCACCGGGGACCCGGAGCAGGACGCCCTCCTGGACGCCGAGCTGGCACGGCGGGGCTGGACCGAGGAGCGCCACGCCCTGATGCGGACGGCGGCGCTGGCGCCGATAGCGGATACGGGGGCGGCCACGGAGCACGTGCAGCTCTCGCGCACCCCCGACGAGGCGTGGCTGCGCGCCTACGGGCGCACGGACGGCGGCACCGAGGACGCCCTCGCCGTGCTGGGCGGCGGGCCCTCGGTGTGGTTCGCGACGGTCCCCGGGGCGCCGGACGAGGGCCCGGTGGCCGTCGGGCGGTGCGTGGTGGACGGCCGGTGGGCGGGCTTCTCGGCGGTGGCCGTCAGCCCGGAGCACCGCAGGCGCGGGCTGGCCACGCAGGTCATGGCGCGCCTCGCCGAGCAGGCGCTGAGCGAGGGCGCCTCGGCGGCGTACCTGCAGGTGGAGACGGACAACGGCGCGGCGACGGCGCTCTACGACGAGATGGGCTTCACGACGCACCACGCGTACCACTATCGCTGCGCGGAGCGCCCTTAG
- the fdxA gene encoding ferredoxin, producing the protein MTYVIAQPCVDVKDKACIEECPVDCIYEGSRSLYIHPDECVDCGACEPVCPVEAIFYEDDTPEEWKDYYKANVEFFDELGSPGGASKLGLIERDHPFIAALPADINPAEH; encoded by the coding sequence GTGACCTACGTCATCGCGCAGCCTTGTGTCGACGTGAAGGACAAGGCGTGCATCGAGGAGTGCCCCGTCGACTGCATCTACGAGGGTTCCCGGTCCTTGTACATCCACCCGGACGAATGTGTCGACTGTGGTGCCTGTGAGCCGGTCTGCCCCGTCGAGGCGATCTTCTACGAGGATGACACTCCCGAGGAGTGGAAGGACTACTACAAGGCGAACGTCGAGTTCTTCGACGAGCTCGGTTCGCCCGGTGGCGCCTCGAAGCTCGGCCTGATCGAGCGCGACCACCCCTTCATCGCCGCGCTGCCCGCGGACATCAACCCGGCGGAGCACTGA
- the dapC gene encoding succinyldiaminopimelate transaminase has translation MSAVSSRLPVFPWDRLAPYKAKAAAHPGGIVDLSVGTPVDPVPALIQRALTDAADSPGYPTVWGTPALRDALTGWAERRLGARDLAHTNVLPIVGSKELVAWLPTQLGLGAGDKVAYPRLAYPTYEVGARLAGAEPVVYDDPTELDPTGLKLLWLNSPSNPTGRVLSAEEMRRTVAWAREHGVLLFSDECYVELGWEADPVSVLHPDVCGGSYEGIVAVHSLSKRSNLAGYRAAFLAGDPAVLGELLQIRKHGGMMVSAPVQAATVAALGDTAHVTEQRARYARRRDALRAAFEGAGFRIEHSEASLYLWATRDEPCWDTVAAMAELGILVAPGVFYGEAGERFVRVAFTATDERVEAAVRRLAQ, from the coding sequence GTGAGCGCAGTCTCCTCCCGCCTCCCCGTCTTCCCCTGGGACCGGCTCGCCCCCTACAAGGCGAAAGCGGCAGCCCATCCCGGCGGAATAGTGGACCTCTCGGTCGGCACGCCCGTCGACCCGGTGCCCGCGCTGATCCAGCGGGCGCTCACCGACGCCGCCGACAGCCCCGGCTATCCCACGGTGTGGGGCACGCCCGCGCTGCGCGACGCGCTGACCGGCTGGGCGGAGCGCCGGCTGGGCGCCCGGGACCTGGCGCACACCAACGTGCTGCCGATCGTCGGCTCCAAGGAGCTGGTGGCCTGGCTGCCGACGCAGCTCGGCCTCGGCGCGGGCGACAAGGTCGCCTACCCGCGCCTGGCCTACCCGACCTACGAGGTCGGCGCGCGCCTCGCGGGCGCCGAGCCCGTCGTCTACGACGACCCCACGGAGCTCGACCCCACGGGCCTGAAGCTGCTCTGGCTCAATTCTCCGTCCAACCCCACCGGCCGCGTCCTGTCCGCCGAGGAGATGCGCCGCACCGTCGCGTGGGCGCGCGAGCACGGGGTGCTGCTCTTCAGCGACGAGTGCTACGTGGAGCTGGGCTGGGAGGCCGACCCCGTCTCCGTCCTGCACCCGGACGTCTGCGGCGGCTCCTACGAGGGCATCGTCGCCGTGCACTCGCTCTCCAAGCGGTCGAACCTGGCCGGCTACCGCGCGGCCTTCCTGGCCGGCGACCCCGCCGTCCTCGGTGAGCTGCTGCAGATCCGCAAGCACGGCGGGATGATGGTCTCCGCCCCGGTCCAGGCCGCCACGGTCGCGGCCCTGGGGGACACGGCGCACGTGACCGAGCAGCGGGCGCGCTACGCCCGCCGCCGCGACGCCCTGCGGGCCGCCTTCGAGGGCGCGGGCTTCCGCATCGAGCACAGCGAGGCGTCGCTGTACCTGTGGGCCACGCGGGACGAGCCGTGCTGGGACACCGTCGCGGCCATGGCCGAGCTCGGCATCCTGGTGGCGCCCGGCGTCTTCTACGGGGAGGCCGGGGAGCGGTTCGTGCGGGTCGCCTTCACCGCGACCGACGAGCGGGTCGAGGCGGCGGTCCGCCGCCTGGCGCAGTAG
- the dapE gene encoding succinyl-diaminopimelate desuccinylase: MDDAALDLSLDAAALTAQLVDVPSESGSEKTLADAVENALRALPHLTVDRYGNNVVARTNLGRAERVVLAGHIDTVPIAGNVPSRLDEDGFLWGCGTSDMKSGVAVQLRIAATVPEPNRDLTLVFYDNEEVAAHLNGLGRIADAHPDWLAADFAVLLEPSDAQVEGGCQGTLRVHLHTAGERAHSARSWMGSNAVHAAAPILARLAAYEPRRPVIDGLEYHEGLNAVRIEGGVAGNVIPDACTVTVNYRYAPDRSPAEALQHVREVFADCGVAGLVVDDESPGALPGLSHPAAAAFIEAVGGTPKPKFGWTDVSRFSALGVPAVNYGPGDPTLAHKRDERVRASLINDCEERLRAWLTA; this comes from the coding sequence ATGGATGACGCCGCACTCGACCTGTCCCTCGACGCCGCCGCCCTCACCGCCCAGCTCGTCGACGTCCCGTCCGAGAGCGGGAGCGAGAAGACGCTGGCCGACGCCGTCGAAAACGCCCTGCGCGCACTGCCGCACCTGACGGTGGACCGGTACGGCAACAACGTCGTGGCCCGCACGAACCTGGGCCGCGCCGAGCGCGTCGTGCTCGCCGGTCACATCGACACCGTCCCCATCGCCGGCAACGTCCCCTCCCGGCTGGACGAGGACGGCTTCCTGTGGGGCTGCGGCACCAGCGACATGAAGTCCGGCGTCGCGGTGCAGCTGCGCATCGCCGCCACCGTGCCCGAGCCCAACCGCGACCTGACCCTCGTCTTCTACGACAACGAGGAGGTCGCCGCCCACCTCAACGGCCTCGGCCGCATCGCCGACGCCCACCCCGACTGGCTCGCCGCCGACTTCGCCGTCCTCCTGGAGCCCTCCGACGCCCAGGTCGAGGGCGGCTGCCAGGGCACCCTCCGGGTCCACCTGCACACCGCGGGCGAGCGCGCCCACTCCGCACGCAGCTGGATGGGCAGCAACGCCGTCCACGCCGCCGCGCCGATCCTCGCCCGCCTCGCCGCCTACGAGCCGCGCCGCCCCGTCATCGACGGCCTGGAGTACCACGAGGGCCTCAACGCCGTGCGCATCGAGGGCGGCGTCGCCGGCAACGTCATCCCCGACGCGTGCACCGTCACCGTCAACTACCGCTACGCGCCCGACCGCAGCCCCGCGGAGGCCCTGCAGCACGTCCGCGAGGTCTTCGCGGACTGCGGCGTCGCCGGGCTCGTCGTGGACGACGAGTCGCCCGGCGCGCTGCCCGGGCTGTCCCACCCCGCCGCCGCGGCGTTCATCGAGGCCGTCGGCGGGACGCCCAAGCCCAAGTTCGGCTGGACCGACGTCTCCCGCTTCAGCGCGCTCGGCGTCCCCGCCGTCAACTACGGCCCCGGCGACCCGACGCTCGCCCACAAGCGGGACGAGCGCGTCCGCGCCTCGCTGATCAACGACTGCGAGGAGCGGCTGCGCGCCTGGCTGACCGCCTGA
- a CDS encoding TIGR00730 family Rossman fold protein, whose product MAHPEGSRARREQRRGPVVRRYGQMQAGTTDQHLLDTRGAADWVHEDPFRVMRIQSEFVEGFGALAELPPAISVFGSARTPRDSPEYEAGIAIGRGLVESGFAVITGGGPGAMEAANKGATEAGGISVGLGIELPFEQGLNQYVNLGVDFRYFFVRKTMFVKYASGFVVLPGGLGTLDELFEALTLVQTKKVTRFPIVLFGSAYWGGLVDWFRDTLIAGGKAGPNDLHLFHVTDDVEEAVRLVTKEAGA is encoded by the coding sequence ATGGCACATCCCGAAGGATCGCGCGCGCGGCGGGAGCAGCGCCGGGGGCCGGTGGTACGCCGGTACGGCCAGATGCAGGCGGGCACCACGGACCAGCACCTGCTGGACACGAGAGGGGCCGCGGACTGGGTCCACGAGGACCCCTTCCGGGTGATGCGCATCCAGTCCGAGTTCGTCGAGGGCTTCGGGGCCCTCGCCGAACTGCCGCCCGCCATCAGCGTCTTCGGCTCGGCCCGCACGCCCCGGGACTCGCCGGAGTACGAGGCCGGCATCGCCATCGGGCGCGGCCTCGTCGAGTCGGGCTTCGCGGTCATCACGGGCGGCGGGCCGGGCGCGATGGAGGCCGCCAACAAGGGGGCGACGGAGGCGGGCGGCATCTCCGTCGGCCTCGGCATCGAACTGCCCTTCGAGCAGGGGCTCAACCAGTACGTCAACCTCGGCGTCGACTTCCGCTACTTCTTCGTGCGGAAGACGATGTTCGTGAAGTACGCGAGCGGATTCGTCGTCCTGCCGGGCGGACTCGGCACGCTGGACGAGCTGTTCGAGGCGCTCACCCTCGTCCAGACCAAGAAGGTCACGCGCTTCCCGATCGTCCTCTTCGGCTCCGCCTACTGGGGCGGCCTGGTCGACTGGTTCCGGGACACGCTCATCGCCGGAGGCAAGGCCGGCCCGAACGACCTGCACCTCTTCCACGTCACGGACGACGTGGAAGAGGCGGTGCGGCTGGTCACGAAGGAGGCGGGGGCCTGA
- the folP gene encoding dihydropteroate synthase, whose protein sequence is MLRLGRREFDAHEPVIMAIVNRTPDSFYDQGATFSDEPALARVEQAVAEGAAIIDIGGVKAGPGEEVTAEEEARRTVGFVAEVRRRHPDVVISVDTWRHDVGEAVCEAGADLLNDAWGGVDPKLAEVAARYGVGLVCTHAGGVEPRTRPHRVEYEDVMADILRVTLGLAERAVALGVRRDGIMIDPGHDFGKNTRHSLEATRRLGEMAETGWPVLVSLSNKDFVGETLDKPVKERLLGTLATTAVSAWLGAQVYRVHEVAETKQILEMVASIAGHRAPAATRRGLA, encoded by the coding sequence ATGCTGCGGCTGGGACGACGCGAGTTCGATGCGCACGAGCCGGTGATCATGGCGATCGTCAACCGGACGCCGGACTCCTTCTACGACCAGGGTGCGACGTTCAGCGACGAGCCCGCCCTGGCCAGGGTGGAGCAGGCCGTCGCGGAGGGCGCCGCCATCATCGACATCGGCGGGGTGAAGGCCGGCCCCGGCGAGGAGGTGACCGCCGAGGAGGAGGCCCGGCGGACGGTCGGCTTCGTGGCCGAGGTCCGCAGGCGCCACCCGGACGTGGTGATCAGCGTCGACACCTGGCGGCACGACGTGGGCGAGGCGGTGTGCGAGGCCGGCGCCGACCTCTTGAACGACGCGTGGGGCGGCGTGGACCCCAAGCTGGCCGAGGTCGCGGCCCGTTACGGCGTGGGCCTGGTGTGCACGCACGCGGGCGGCGTGGAGCCGCGCACGCGCCCGCACCGGGTGGAGTACGAGGACGTGATGGCGGACATCCTGCGGGTCACGCTCGGGCTGGCCGAGCGCGCGGTGGCGCTGGGCGTCCGGCGCGACGGCATCATGATCGACCCCGGGCACGACTTCGGGAAGAACACCCGGCACTCGCTGGAGGCGACCCGGCGGCTCGGCGAGATGGCGGAGACGGGCTGGCCGGTGCTGGTCTCGCTGTCGAACAAGGACTTCGTCGGCGAGACGCTCGACAAGCCGGTGAAGGAACGCCTCCTGGGCACGCTCGCGACGACGGCCGTCTCGGCGTGGCTGGGCGCGCAGGTCTACCGCGTGCACGAGGTGGCGGAGACCAAGCAAATCCTGGAAATGGTGGCGTCCATCGCAGGCCACCGCGCGCCGGCAGCCACCCGCCGCGGCCTGGCCTGA
- a CDS encoding DivIVA domain-containing protein: protein MVVFWFLLIALVVVVAAVALFVAGGGSGAALPEAAADRTVWPLPADRPMARADVETLRLPVALRGYRMAETDEALDRLGAELAERDARIAELEAALAGAQAAAMAGGAKAGPEKGESRDRHEDEGEKE from the coding sequence ATGGTCGTGTTCTGGTTCCTGCTCATCGCGCTGGTCGTGGTGGTCGCCGCGGTCGCGCTCTTCGTCGCCGGAGGCGGAAGCGGCGCGGCGCTGCCCGAGGCCGCGGCCGACCGGACCGTCTGGCCGCTCCCCGCGGACCGCCCCATGGCCCGCGCCGACGTCGAGACCCTGCGCCTGCCCGTGGCCCTGCGGGGCTACCGCATGGCGGAGACGGACGAGGCCCTGGACCGCCTCGGCGCCGAGCTCGCCGAGCGCGACGCCCGCATCGCCGAGCTGGAGGCCGCCCTCGCGGGCGCGCAGGCCGCGGCCATGGCCGGCGGCGCGAAGGCCGGCCCCGAGAAGGGCGAGAGCCGCGACCGCCACGAGGACGAGGGGGAGAAGGAATGA
- a CDS encoding DNA-3-methyladenine glycosylase I produces MSGAPVIGADGLHRCPWGLEAESMADYRVYHDTEWGRPVRGDDALYERMCLEAFQSGLSWLTILRRREGFRAAFAGFSIAKVAAFTDADAERLLADPGIIRNRAKITATIANARVAAEGAPGELDALIWSYAPERAAAPRTAADVPAVTPESTALAKDLKKRGFRFIGPTTAYALMQACGLVNDHLAGCHARESAGAR; encoded by the coding sequence ATGAGCGGCGCACCGGTCATAGGGGCGGACGGGCTGCACCGCTGCCCGTGGGGCCTCGAAGCGGAGTCCATGGCGGACTACCGCGTCTACCACGACACCGAATGGGGCCGCCCCGTGCGCGGGGACGACGCCCTCTACGAGCGGATGTGCCTGGAGGCCTTCCAGTCCGGGCTCTCGTGGCTGACGATCCTGCGCCGCCGCGAGGGCTTCCGGGCCGCCTTCGCCGGCTTCTCCATTGCCAAGGTCGCGGCCTTCACCGACGCCGACGCGGAGCGGCTGCTGGCCGACCCCGGCATCATCCGCAACCGCGCCAAGATCACGGCCACGATCGCCAACGCGCGGGTCGCGGCGGAGGGGGCACCCGGTGAGCTGGACGCCCTGATCTGGTCCTACGCCCCGGAGCGGGCCGCCGCGCCGCGCACGGCCGCCGACGTCCCGGCGGTGACGCCGGAGTCGACGGCCCTCGCCAAGGACCTCAAGAAGCGGGGCTTCCGCTTCATCGGGCCGACGACGGCGTACGCACTGATGCAGGCGTGCGGGCTGGTGAACGACCATCTGGCGGGGTGTCACGCGAGGGAGAGCGCGGGGGCCCGCTGA